TCAGCTATGACGGGGAACCGATTTCCAAAGGGCAGATCGTATTCATGCCTGCCGATGGTAAAGGGACTCCCGAAGGCGGTGAAATTGTGGACGGGAAGTATACGGTGAAGGCTATTTCACCCGGCAAGAAAATCGTGCAGATCTCCGCAGCCAAGGAATCGGCCGCCCCGGTTCACAACCTGGAAGATATGGTCGGCAAAGGGAAGAACACGACGAAAATTTCAACGGCCCCCGTTATCCCCGCCCATGCGGAAGGCAATAATGCCACAATCGAGATTCTTCCCGGCAACAACACCCAGAGTTTCGATTTGAAAAAACCGACCAAACCCGCGGGAAAGGCGAGGTAGCTTTTCAAGTTGCAAAAGCCGGCACCACTTTTCACAAACCTTTCAACAGCAATATCTTGCGTGGCATCAGGAAAAGTATCACAACCGGGGAATTATTAAAATGTTCCCCGCTTCACTGGCCACTGAGGCTAAAAGCGCTTTGATCGAGGTAAAGCGGGCTTTGTCTGCCTCGTAGTCGTGAGCATTCAACTCGGGAATGACCACATTCCCCAGTATGCGAGAATCGATCCGAATCTGCACGGATAGTCCCAGTTCCTTGAGAATCAGAACGGGAATTCGGACAATACCCACTTCATGTTGTCGATCGACGTCAATCAATTTCAGTATCTCGGTTGGAGAGCTTAAACACGCGGCTCTATACAGACTGATCCCCTCAATATCAACATCCCGCCCTTTCGTTCGGGGCTCAAAGGCGTTAGGCGAGATAACAGGGATTTTTTCAGTCCGAAATCTCTCGATTCGCACTCTTCGCAGGAGCCATTCATCATCTGAGATTGGGGCGTTCTCGGGCTTCATTTCGATGGGCGGCTACGACCAGTAAGATGCAATCTAAAGTGGGAGGGCAATTTTCTTGGCTCTTCCGTTTCTAGGTGTAGCATTCAGAGAAATACTTCTGGATCTGGTTGACGAAGCCGCGAATCTCCGCAACGGTCGGCCCTAATTTTTTCGCAGCCCAATTCACGTCCAGGAGTATTCTCGTCCAGAGCGTAGTTAGACTCTGAATTCCATAACTCCGACGTAGCACTACCCGAATCTTGGTATTGAGACCTTCCACCGGGCCGCTGCTTTTGCGTTCCTCGAAGTAGGCTAAGATCCCCTCCCAGTTATTCTTGAGCATCGTGATGAACGGCTCCCAATCCATCTCGGTCTCGCGGGCCTGGACGATCCAATCTTCCAACAGTCGCGAGGCTTCGGCTCGGTTGGGGGCACTATCGAAGATCTTGGTCGCCTCCCAACGCAGATGGTAGATCGTTCCCAACGAAGGCACCTTCTCGAACAAATCCTCGAGGGCCTGGACCTGCTCCGGATTCAAATCCTCGGGACGACGCCGGAAGTCGTGCATCTGAGAACGCAGCTTCTTGCGGGCTTCCCCGCTCAAACTTCGCTTGTAGGCTCGATAGTTTTTTTTCGCAGATCGTCCGCCACCTCACCCAATTTCTTGGCGACGTGAAAGCGATCTATCACCGACTGGCTGTTGGGTAAATGCACGCCGCAAGCCTTCAAATACGCCGCGCTCATGTCCGTATGATGCCAACGCACCGCCGACCGTTGCTGGGCCGACAAACGCTCCAAACACGCTCGCCCCGCTGCTTCGTCGCGACCCTTGGACAGAGCCAGAATCTCCGGACGCTCCCCATTCGTCAGGTCCGTCAATATTGTCGCATATCCCTTATGCCCCTTACGCAGGCTGATCTCATCCAGACCCAAACGCTCGATCTTCCGCTGGGGATCGATCTGCTTCGCCTTGGCGTCCTCTATCCGGTTCTTGACGATTCGCTCCACCGTCTCCGCGGCAATCCCCAAACGCACCGCCACGTCTTCGGCTGTGCTCCCGATCAGACTGACCAGCACCTGCTCCTCGAAGCGAAACGTATATTTCACATCCCGACGCTTGAACGGCGGCAACAGCGATTGACGGTGACCGCACGACGGGCAGCGGTGATACACCTCCTGGTACACGAAAAAGCTCGGCTTACCCCACAAATCCAGATCGCGGATGCTCAGAAACTTGTTCTTCTCCACCAATTGAAGCCGAGACTCTCGCTGGCAAGTCTCGCAACAAAGATTGTCGGGCAACTCCCAACTCACGTGAAAGGCGTGGCCACCGTCGACGCGTTCGTATTCGCCAACGCTCACTCCGGCAGGGACGTCCATGTCTATGGCAATGGTAGTCGTCGTCATCGGCTCTTCCGTGATCCAGGTAAAGGGTACTCTAAATTGCAATCTATCCCAAAATGACCGATTCGCCGAGAGTTGCGCCTAAAAACGGAAGAACCATTTTCTTGGCTTCGGTCGTATTCGAACCTTTGTGGAAAATTCGGCATTCCGCCTCATTTGGGGAAACGACTTCGATCTCCCGATATTCCTGCGGCGCATGCCATTCGAAATAGATCGTCGAATTGACGCTGGGGTGAACTCGATCAGGAGCCAATTCCCCAATCGCTTGCAGTTTTTGGGTGAGACGGATCGCACCTTCAACTAATGCTGAAGCAGGCGCCAATGTTCCTTCGCCATCCCAATCATCCTGAAGGCCGAAAAGTAAAGCCACCTGATCCTGAATTGCTTTCCAATCCGAGTTAAATTTGGACGCCTCTGGCACCTCGGCATCATTCCCGGGTCGGGAAAAATTTGAAGCGCCTGAAGTCGTGAGATTTAAAGTGCCCATTTACAAAGGCCTTTCAAGACGGATTTTCATTCTTACTATCATCTTGCCTAAAAAGACTCTGCAACTCAAGCCAGATATTGCACGGAAAGAGACCCGGAGGGAACAAAATTCAGGAACTGCCGAATGCGAGAACGTCTATGTCCATGAACAACCTCTCCACTTCTACCTAGTGCTCCGAACACCTTCCTGCTAATTTGCAATTAGAGGCCCACGCCGCAGAGGAGAAAACTTGTCATGAAATCCACCGTAGAAGAAATCCGACGACGCTTCGACTTGGATGTCGACCGCTTTTCCAACCTGGAGACCGGCCAATCCGCCACCATTGACGCCCCGCTTGCCATGGAACTCGTCGCCAGCGCGGCCGCAGCTGCCACGCCGAACGCCCGACACATCCTCGATGTAGGCTGTGGAGCCGGCAATTACACTTTGAAGGTTCTGCAATTGCTGCCCGAAATGGATGTCACGCTGATCGACCTCAGCCAGCCCATGCTGGAACGAGCCCGGGAACGGGTCAGCCGGGCGACCAGTGGCCGGATCAATTCGATTCAGGGGGACATTCGGGAAACCCAACTACACGATACCAAGTACGACATCATCATTGCCGCCGCCGTGCTGCATCACTTGCGAACGGACGGAGAATGGCACGAAGTTTTCTCGACCTTCTATCGCATTCTCCGGCCCGGCGGCTCGATCTGGATTTTCGACCTCATTGAGAGTTCGATTCCATCCGTGCAGCCGATCTTCTGGAAGAAATATGGAGATTATCTCACTCAATTGAAGAATGAGATTTATCGCGACCACGTCTTCGATTACATCGCGAAGGAAGACACACCTAAACCATTGATGTACCAACTCGATTTATTGAGGAACGTAGGGTTTTCGCAGGTAGAAATCCTTCACAAAAATCTCTGCTTCGCGGCGTTTGGAGCCATGAAAAGTTAAAGTTTCTGCCTCGCGCAAATTGACGTTTCGACAAATCGCATCGGCGCAGGACGCTTTCGACTGGAGAAATTCTTGGCGATTTTATTTTTTCCGATCTAGTGAAAATCCGATGGATCTGTTATCGAATTGACATGTGATCGTGGAAGTATCGAGAATCGGAGCAGATGGATGACCGCAGCTTACCGGGGCAATGGCTGTGTAGATAATTTGCAGAATCTGCGGGAGTTAGAGAATCCCGCTCCTTTGTCCACCATGAACGCAAATCTCAAAGGAAAGACGACTTCCGTCAGTTATTTTCGGCGTCTGGTCATCGACCTGATGCACTTCAGCAAGAAAATTCCCAGCGTGACTCTTGAACGCCGGATGGAACTAGGCAAGTTGATGGCCGCGCGCAAGGCCTGTTCGCAATCGCCGACCTGGTCCTCGATCTTCACGAAAGCGTATGCCATCGTCTCTGCCCGGCACGAAGTTTTGCGAACCGCTTATTTAACCTTTCCCTGGACGCGGTTTTATACGCACCCCAAGACCGTCGCGACGCTGGCCGTGGATCGGCAGCTGGATAACGAGAGAATCGTCATTTACGCCCACGTGGAAGACGCGGAAAAGAAGAGCCTGAAGGAACTCGATGCCATCATCGAAGAGCATCGCACGACACCAGTGAAAGAGATCTCTTCCTATCGCGTCTCCGTTCGACTGAGCCGGGTGCCCTGGCCGTTCCGAATGCTGGTTTGGATCTGGGGCCTGAATATGTACGGTTCCAGCCGCTGCAAGTATTTCGGTACGTTCGGGATGTCATCGGTCGGCTGCCACGGCGCGGGAATTTTGCACCTGATTCCATTGCTGACTTCCACGCTTCATTACGGCATGTTCCAGCCTTCCGGGGCTTTGGACATGCGGTTGTCCTTCGATCATCGCGTCATGGATGCCTCCACCGGCGCAATGGTGCTGGCCGAAATGGAAGAAGTGTTAATCAAACAGATTCTTCCAGAGTGCTTGGAGCAGACGCAGCTATCGGTCGCCGCCTGATACCGCTTTCGAGCGTTGGGGAGAACTTTGGCCAAACATCATTTTTTGAATTACGAGAAGAAGACGCAACCGCTACTGAGCCGTCCTGAGTTCGCCCGGCGCGTCTTCCGCAATTTCGCCGCTTCCTCGCTCCTTATCGGCCTTTCTCTATTTGGCGGCATGCTCGGCTACCGCTGGCTGGAAGGCCTCGAGTGGATTGACGCCTTCGAGAACGCTTCCATGATTCTTTCCGGCATGGGCCCCGTCGCCACCATGCAAACCTGGGGTGGCAAGCTCTTCGCGGGCCTTTATGCCTTGTACAGTGGGCTAGCCTTAATCATGGCCGCGGGACTTCTCTTCGCTCCCATCGTGCACCGGTTATTGCATCGCTTTCACATCGAGGACGAGGGGGGATGAGTTTAGGGGATATCTTCCCAATCAATTTTCGGTAATCCAACCAGTTCGCGGCCATAATCCACGCAGGCTCTGCTAATCGCCGTATGAGCGAACCTCTTGGATTCAAATTGAAAGATTTGGAAACCCTTTGGCATGCCAAATTTAATATGTCGTAGGATTTCCTCAGGAAGAAAGTGAAGATCAATTTTATAGCTCAGTTCGTACTGGATGCTGGAACGAGGGATTATTTGCGGCAACTCTGGAAACTCCTTATCCGCGTTAGTGAGGATTACCTCAGTGATAGGATGATACGAAAAAAGAAATTGAACCGCGATCAGAAAATCAGTCAAGGTACCACAAAACCTTGTTGCTTTACCGTTCGCTGGGAGTTTGAACAACCCATCAAGGTTAAGATCAGAAGTATTCGACGTGTTGTCAGAAAATCTCTCCAATTCGTCCAAATTGAACTCGATCAGAAGCTGCCCGCTCGCTCGCAATTCGTCGGCCTGCGCAACATGTCCTTGCTCTTCCAGCCAATCAGCGTAAATCGATCGCAAAGTCGAATCGAACGGATGTTCGCATATCCGGCGAAGGAAGATAGAAGAAATGTCGTCAAAAAATTCCGCTCTCACGCCCCCCTCCTTCTAGTTCCATAATACTATTTCCGTCGATCAGAAGTAGCGATGGGGCTCTAATTTAGTACTTGCTTCTGCTCTAAAGTATCCGCATTGGTCCCTTCCCAACAATGCAGTTATTCAACTCCCTCCCTATAATCACTCTCCAGAATTGTTTTCGTTTTTTTGAGACCTGCATGACGCTACTGCTAACGGCCCGGGAGATTTCCAAGAGCTACGCCCACAAGTCGCTCTTCACTCACCTCAACATCGATCTGCGCGCCGGGGAAAAGATCGGACTCATCGGCCCCAACGGAGCCGGGAAATCGACCCTGCTCAAGATCCTCGCGGGCCTGGAAACGGCCGATGAGGGCGAACGAACCCTCCGTCGGGGGTCTCGTGTTGGCTACCTCGCCCAGGACGATGTTTTCCCCCCCAACCAGACCTGCGAAGAAGTGGTGATCGCTGGCCTGGCCAACGATAATCTCGAAGAACACGAAAAAAGCACCCGGGCAGCCATCGCTCTTACGCAAGTTGGTTTCGCCGACACAGAACAAAAAGCGGAAACTCTCTCCGGCGGCTGGCGTAAACGGCTCTCCATGGCTCGCGAACTGGCCCGCCAACCCGATTTCCTGCTCATGGACGAACCGACCAACCACCTCGATCTGCCGGGGGTAATCTGGCTCGAAAAATTGCTCCGTTCAGCCTCCTTCGGCTATCTGGCCGCCACACACGACCGGGCTTTTCTGCGAGCCATTGCCGATGAGGTGATTGAAATCAATCGCAGCTATCCAGAAGGCGTTTTCCGGGTTGCAGGCTGCTACGACGATTTCGCCGAAAAAAAAGAAGCTTTTCTGGAAGCCCAGGAAAAGTTCCGCGACGCCGTAGCCAATCAAGTCCGCCGGGAAACCGACTGGCTCGGCCACAAAGCCCGGGCCCGGACTCGCAAAGCCAGCTCCCGAATTCAAGCAGCGGCCGACCGACGCGAACAACTCTCGGAACTCAACTATCGGACGGCCTCCCAACAATCGGCGGGTATCGATTTTGCCGCGACCGGCCGACAGACCAAAAAACTGCTGACCGCTACCGGAATATCCAAATCCCTGGGTGGGAAAAAGCTTTTCTCAAATTTGGATGTGATGTTGATTCCTGGTATGAAACTGGGACTCCTTGGGGCCAACGGCAGCGGCAAAAGCACGATCTTGAAGATCATTGCCGGGCAAATGGAATCGGATACCGGCACCGTGGTTCGGGCCGAAGGTCTTAGAACAGAAGTTTTTGAGCAAGGCCGATCTTCCCTCGATCTTTCCCTTTCTCTACGAAAGTCACTCACTCCGAACAGCGACACCGTGATGTTTCGCGATCAGCCGGTGCATGTGGCGAGTTGGGCCCGACGGTTTTTGTTTTCCCCCGAACAGTTGGAACTGGAATTGAGTGCCTTTTCCGGCGGCGAGCAAGCCCGAGTCCGGCTGGCTCAGTTGATGCTCCGGCCCGCCGATATTCTGCTCCTGGATGAACCGACGAACGATCTCGATATCCCTGCACTGGAGATGCTCGAGGAAAATCTCGAAGAATTTCCGGGGGCGTTGGTCATGGTCAGCCACGACCGGGATCTGCTCGACCGGATCTGCACGGAAGTGATCGGCCTGGATGGCCTGGGTAACGCGGCTGCCTACGGCAGTGTCGATCAATGGCTGAAAGTTTATGAAAAAGCCCAATCTGCGATAAAAACGGAAGCAAACAAGGCGGCCAGCAAGGCTGCAAGTAGCTCCTCTTCGAGCAAAAGCAAAAAGCTGAGCTACAAGGAACAGCAGGAATTCGACGGTATTGAAGCGAAGATTCTGCAAGCGGAGCAGAATGTCGCCGTTCGCGAGGCCGAGGTGGAGAAAGCCTCCAATTCCGGCCATGCCGTATTGAATGACGCCTGCAAGCAATTGGAAGAAGCCCAACGAGCAGTGGAAAAGCTTTATGCCCGCTGGTCGGAGCTGGAAGCGAAGAAAAACTCGGGCTGATGGGTTTGATGTTTTTTAGAAGTTTTTAGAAGTCATATAACCGCAGAGCACGCCGAGGGCGCAGAGAATAACCGTTAGAGATTTTTTTTTCACCACAGAGTACACCGAGAGCACTGAGAGTAACTTCTCTTCGTTATATATTTGCTGCGTGATCAGCCGCTTCTCTGTTGAAAATGCTCTGCATTTTCAACGACTTACAAGAACTATCCCCCAGCCACAGAATCCCCTCCGTGTTCTCCGTGCCCTCTGTGGTTAAAATCCTTCAATCACAACAACGTTAGAGACACGCATCGAAACCGGAACCACTCCCCCCTCCGTCCACTTTTTTCCTTCTCACCTCTGCGAACTCTGCGGCTTCAGTCTTTCTCAAAACTTTTACCACCGAGAGCACAGAGAGCACAGAGAGCACAGAGAGTCGCCTCGTTCCGCGGCCAGGCTTCCCACACTCTCAATGCCCTCTGTTGAAAATGCTCTGCATTTTCAACGACTTACAAGAACTATTCCCCAATCACAGAATCCCCTCCGTGTTCTCCGTGCCCTCTGTGGTTAAAATCCTTCAATCACAACAACGTTAGAGACACGCATCGAAACCGGAACCACTCCCCCCTCCGTCCACTTTTTTCCTTCTCACCTCTGCGAACTCTGCGAACTCTGCGGTTTCAGTCTTTCTCAAAACTTTTACCACCGAGAGCACAGAGAGTCGCCTCGTTTCGCGGCCGTGCTTCCCACACTCTCAATGCCCTCTGATGAAAATGCTCTGCATTTTCAACGACTTACAAAATCTATTCCCCAGCCACAGAACCCCTCACTGCTCTCGGTGCCCTCTGTGGTTAAAATCCTTCAATCCCAACAACGTTAGAGAAACGCATCGAAACCGGCGCCACTCCCCCCTCCGTCCACTTTTTTCCTTCTCACCTCTGCGAACTCTGCGAACTCTGCGGTTTCAGTCTTTCTCAAAACTTTTACCACCGAGAACACAGAGAGCACAGAGAGTCGCCTCGCTTCGCGGCCATGCGTCCCACACTCTCAATGCCCTCTGTTGAAAATGCTCTGCATTTTCAACGACTTACAAAATCTATTCCCCAATCACAGAATCCCCTCCGTGTTCTCCGTGCCCTCTGTGGTTAAAATCCTTCAATCCCAACAACGTTAGAGAAACGCATCGAAACCGGAACCACTCCCCCCTCCGTCCACTTTTTTCCTTCTCACCTCTGCGAACTCTGCGAACTCTGCGGTTTCAGTCTTTCTCAAAACTTTTACCACCGAGAACACCGAGAGCACAGAGAGTCGCCTCGTTTCGCGGCCGTGCTTCCCACACTCTCAATGCCCTCTGTTGAAAATGCTCTGCATTTTCAACGACTTACAAAATCTATTCCCCAGCCACAGAACCCCTCACTGCTCTCGGTGCCCTCTGTGGTTAAAATCCTTCAATCCCAACAACGTTAGAGAAACGCATCGAAACCGGAACCAGTCCCCGGCGGATCGTCTTCTTCCTGCACTCCCAACGACCTCCGTGGTATCCGATTTGAGAAATACAGTTAACCGCCTTAAGTTCTCCTCTTTCTGTCTGCCTTTTGCTAACGAAGTTCCGTAAATTCTCAAAGGGGGCCGATTCCCGGAATTTATCTTGTATTCCTCGCCAAGAAAGGTCTGAAATGCTAGTTTATCGTCGGTTAGCTCTACCCGTACTCTGCTTATGGGGGTTGTTCGCTTCCACCAGCAAACTCCCAGCACAAGAAGCCGCCAAAACTGGCCCCTTTTCCATCGACCGAATCAAAACCGATGTGAAATATCTCTCCAGCGATCTCCTCCAGGGTCGCGGCGTCGGCACTCGCGGCGAAGAACTGGCCACCGATTATATTGCTGAGCAGTTCAAGAAGGCCGGCTTGAAGCCCATGGTTGGCAAAGCGTCCTATTTCCAGCCGGTGCCATTAGTTACCGTCACAACCACACCCACAACGACTCTCAGCTTCAGCAAGGGAAACGATATTACTCTGCTGAAGCTCGAGGACGAATTTGCTGGGATGAGTTACAGCCAGAAAGATGAAGATTTCGAAGCCGAAGCTATTTTCGTCGGGCATGGGATTACTGCCCCGGAATTCGACTGGGATGATTACAAGGATGTCGATGTAAAAGGCAAAGTAGTGGTGCTGTTCACCAACGAACCACCTTCGGACGATCCCAAATTCTTCGCCGGCAAAGCCCTCACCTACTATGGCCGGTGGACTTACAAATACGAGGAAGCCACCCGCCGTGGTGCCAAAGCCGCCCTGATTATTCACACGGCCGAAACCGCCGGTTACCCTTATGGCGTGGTGAAGAAACTGACCGGCGCCCAGATCCAGCACGAAGAAAATGCACCCGCCCTGGCCTTTGCCGGTTGGCTATCCTCGACTGCAGGCGACAAAGTTCTGGGTAGCATTGGCCTGAATGTCGACACGGCCTTGAAACAGGCCAATACCAAAGGTTTCAAAGCGAAAAGCCTGGGGATCACGGTCAAGGGACACATCGCCAGCACCGTCAAGAAGGTCTCTTCCAAAAACGTGGTGGGTCTTGTCGAAGGCAGCGATCCCGAACTGAAATCGGAGATCGTTCTATTCACGGCCCACTGGGATCATCTCGGTGTGGGCAAATCCTCGGTCGGCGGCGAAGCGATCTTCAACGGAGCACTGGATAACGCTTCGGGTTGTGGCATCCTCATCGAAATGGCCCGTACCTGGGCCTCCCTGAATCCCAAACCGAAACGCTCGGCCCTGTTCCTGGCGACGACGGCCGAGGAAAGCGGATTGCTCGGGGCTTTATACTACTCCCAACATCCGCTTATTCCTCTGGGCCGCACGGCCATGAACTTCAATTTCGACACAGTCTCCCCTATTGGGGAACCCGAATCGATTGTGCTCAGCGGCGCGGAAAGAACCACCAGCTGGTCGATCCTGCAAAATATCGCTGCTAAGCACCATCTGGAAATCGAACCCGACAAGCGCAGCCATCTGGGCTACTATTACCGGTCGGATCACTTCGCCATGGCTCGAGGGGGCGTACCGGCTTTCTCCGTGGGTCGTGGGGAGAAAATTAAAGGTAAGCCAGCCGATTTCGCCAAGAAAGCCAGTGAAGATTTCATTGCGAACATTTATCACAGCCCGAACGACAAATACAAAGAAGAGTGGGATTTCACCGGCTACCCGGTGCTGATGGGATTCGCTTTGGATGCCGCGAAGGAAATTGCCAACGCCAAGTCGATGCCGACCTGGAATCCGGGAGATGAGTTCCTGGAGGCTCGAATCAAGAGCGGCGTCAAATAATCAGGAACCGAGGAAAGGCACTGGCAACAGGAAGGCGTGTTGTTCGTAGAGCGTAACAACACCATTCCAGCTGGTGTATTGCGAGAAGAAAACGACGAGAACGTAAACTCCAGCAATCGGTAAAAGCGGAATCCGCCCCGTCCAGCGGAAGAACCAGTGCCGGGGTTGCGTTCGCCGATTGGCCAATCCCACCGCCCAACCCATGAAAAGCCTGGCCGGGAAGATGAAGAGCATGAAGATCAACGCCGGGAGCCAGCGGGTCTCACGCGGCAAGGCTTCCACTTTTAACAAATAAAGCGGCAACGCGAACAACAGGGTTAGAAAAAACGCCAAGGTGAAGGCCCACGGGGCGTTTCGATACGTTCGTCTAACGGCCCGCAATTCAAACATCGCACTAAAGCGATTTTCTGAGGCCAGCCGCAATTGCAACAGGGGCAGATAGAGAATCACCAAGGCAAGTAACAACCCACCGACGACTCCGACAAAAGGAGCCGCTTTGAAATGGGCATGTCCCATGGCCAGCAGCGTGACCGGTATAAACAGCCAGACGAAGGCTCCGGCAAAGCCGCGCAGTCCCAGCCAGAAAAAGTACGGCAGTCGGAGCGAAATGACAAAGTCCCAAGTGGCGTCACGTGCCCGGGCGTAGCTATCCCCCCGGCGAAGTTCTCGCATCACCGAGAGGAAATTGAACGGCCAAAGAAAGTAACGCAGTTTGCCGCCGCGAGCAATGGCCATGGCGATGTGAACAGCGGTTAAGGCCGCGAGAAGATACACACCCATCCGCCAATCGGCTGCTTTACGACTCCCCGGATTGATAATCTCGGCACTAATCGCAATATCGCTCAAAAACCGGATCGGTAGCACCAGTAGCCAGCTAGCCGCTACCGCAATCCCCAAACGACTGGCCAGACGAATACCGATAAAGCCATCGCGAATCCGGCCGCTACGACTGATGCGGGCCGCCGATTCAAGCATGTATCCGAGGCTCAAAAATTGCAGAATGGGAATCGCTGCCAGAAAGGCCAAGGCCACCAGCATGGAAACGAGGCCAAAAATCCACTGCACCCCATGGACGAATACCTTCAGAACCGAGCTAGGTGGGGAAGATTTTTTTTCGATAGGGTCTTCGAGAGTGACTTCCGGGGGCGAATCGAGCCAGACCATTCGAGAATCCAGCACAGGCGGCCGAGTGCCCGCAACGGAGGATTCAGGAATCGGTGGTCGGCTTTGCATGAAAAATATTACCTTCGCTCCCGGCCGAGGTTTCAGAAAAACTAAATTCCGCGGAACGAAACCGGAAGAGATTTTCAATGGTAGTATACTTTCAGACAACTCTGGGGAGGTGTTCCCGATGTGGCTGAAGAATCTGTTATTTCTGGGCTTACTGGCGGGCGGCGGACTGACGCTGGCCGCTAATCTGCTGCCGCCCCGGCATGGCAAAGCGCTATCGAACTATCATCCGGAAGCCTATAAGACAGCCGATTTTCAAAATACCGTTCACAACGTAGACGGTTCGTTTCGCAAGTTATGGGAAGCGGAGAAAATTCAACCGACTACTCCCGCGACCAATCTCGCTATCGCCCGCCGTTTATCCCTCGGCCTGATGGGAACCCTTCCTTCCCTCGAAGAAATTCGCCAGTTCGAATCTCTGCCAACCGAAGAGCAGATTCCCTGGTGGATCGACCATATCCTGCAGGATCGCCGCTATGCCGACTATTTTGCGGAACGGTTGACCCGGGCGGTGGTCGGCACGGAGGATGGGCCTTTCATTTTCTTTCGCCGTCGCAAATTCGTCTCCTGGCTCGCCGATGAGGTTTTTCAAAATCGCCCGTACGATCAAATCGTTCGGCAGTTGATCGCCAGCGAAGGCATCTGGACCGACAAACCAGCCACCAACTTCATCAGCGTCACCATTGAGCCGGAAAAACAGAATCAGCCGAACCCGGTGCGAATCGCCGGCCGAGTGACCCGCGCTTTCCTGGGAATTCGACTCGATTGTGCCCAGTGCCATAACCATCCTTTCGCCGAATGGAAACAGGCCGATTTTGAGGGCTTTGCCGCCTTCTTCGGCCAGACCCATGTGAGTCTGCGCGGCATTACCGATGGAACGGGTGATTACGAAGTCGAAGATATGAAGACGCAAGCTAAGCGGATGGTGGCTCCAAGGGTTGCGTTCTCGCCGGAACTTTTACCGAACGAAGGAACCTTACGGGAACGGTTAGCCACCTGGATAACGCATCGCAAAAATCCTTATTTCGCCAAGGCCGCCGTGAATCGAGTC
The genomic region above belongs to Telmatocola sphagniphila and contains:
- a CDS encoding DUF1549 domain-containing protein, whose translation is MWLKNLLFLGLLAGGGLTLAANLLPPRHGKALSNYHPEAYKTADFQNTVHNVDGSFRKLWEAEKIQPTTPATNLAIARRLSLGLMGTLPSLEEIRQFESLPTEEQIPWWIDHILQDRRYADYFAERLTRAVVGTEDGPFIFFRRRKFVSWLADEVFQNRPYDQIVRQLIASEGIWTDKPATNFISVTIEPEKQNQPNPVRIAGRVTRAFLGIRLDCAQCHNHPFAEWKQADFEGFAAFFGQTHVSLRGITDGTGDYEVEDMKTQAKRMVAPRVAFSPELLPNEGTLRERLATWITHRKNPYFAKAAVNRVWAILNGQPLVAPIDNLQTDGFIPPALQILADDFAEHNYDLQRLIRIIARLQVYQLDSQCEHDSGETLARTLGIFPLTRLRPEQMAGSILQASSVTTSDLDSYILLRLMRFGQQNEFLKRYGDSGDDEFDNRGGTIPQRLTLMNGKLVEEKIKESPLNANTRIKWLAADDAQAVESAYLACLTRRPTTEELQYFENLLKDPTITRGQALQNLFWALINSTEFSWNH